A DNA window from Arachis duranensis cultivar V14167 chromosome 3, aradu.V14167.gnm2.J7QH, whole genome shotgun sequence contains the following coding sequences:
- the LOC107478276 gene encoding exosome complex component RRP41-like isoform X1, whose translation MAGKAGSAPATYSPSPTTQKKKTSLFQEDWVRPDGRGFHQCRPAFFRTGAVNAASGSAYAEFGNTKVIVAVFGPRESKKAMMYSDIGRLNCNVSYTTFASPVRGQGSDHKEYTAMLHKALEGAIILESFPKTTVDVFALVLESGGGDLPVVISCASLALADAGIMMYDLVASVSVSCLSKNLVIDPIFEEENSQDGSLMITCMPSRYEITQLTVTGEWSTPKINEGMQLCLDACAKLAKIMRSCLKEAASDSQE comes from the exons ATGGCCGGCAAAGCCGGAAGCGCTCCGGCGACGTACTCGCCGTCTCCGACTactcagaagaagaaaacttCCCTTTTCCAAGAAGACTGGGTCCGACCTGATGGCCGCGGCTTCCACCAGTGCAGACCTGCTT TTTTCAGGACTGGTGCTGTGAATGCTGCATCAGGATCAGCCTATGCAGAATTTGGAAATACCAAGGTCATTGTAGCTGT ATTCGGGCCTAGAGAGAGCAAGAAGGCAATGATGTACAGTGATATAGGGCGTTTAAATTGCAATGTTAGCTATACAACGTTTGCAAGTCCAGTTCGTGGAcag GGTTCAGATCACAAAGAATACACTGCAATGCTTCATAAAGCTTTGGAGGGTGCAATAATATTAGAATCTTTCCCCAAGACCACTGTGGATGTTTTTGCTTTGGTGTTGGAATCTGGCGGCG GTGATCTCCCAGTTGTCATATCATGTGCTAGCCTTGCCCTGGCTGATGCTGGAATAATGATGTATGATCTCGTTGCATCAGTTTCTGTG TCCTGTCTCAGTAAGAATCTTGTCATTGATCCTatttttgaggaggaaaattCCCAAGATGGAAGCTTGATGATTACGTGCATGCCTTCTCGCTATGAAATTACTCAACTTACAGTTACTGGGGAATGGTCCACCCCAAAGATTAACGAG GGAATGCAACTTTGCCTCGACGCTTGTGCAAAGCTTGCAAAGATTATGAGGTCATGTTTGAAAGAAGCTGCTTCTGATTCTCAGGAATAG
- the LOC107478277 gene encoding 40S ribosomal protein S16-like, producing MAAQPLEQVQCFGRKKTAVAVTYCKRGRGLIKINGCPIEVVEPEILRFKAFEPILLLGRSRFAGVDMRIRVKGGGHTSQIYAIRQSIAKALVAFYQKYVDEQSKKEIKDILVRYDRTLLVADPRRCEPKKFGGRGARARFQKSYR from the coding sequence ATGGCGGCGCAGCCTCTCGAGCAGGTCCAATGCTTCGGTCGCAAGAAAACGGCGGTTGCGGTTACCTACTGCAAGCGCGGCCGCGGGCTCATCAAGATCAATGGCTGCCCAATCGAGGTTGTTGAGCCTGAGATCCTACGGTTCAAGGCCTTCGAGCCGATTCTTCTGTTAGGGCGGAGCCGCTTCGCCGGCGTCGACATGCGCATCCGCGTCAAGGGCGGTGGACACACTTCTCAGATCTACGCCATAAGGCAGAGCATAGCGAAGGCGCTGGTTGCGTTCTACCAGAAGTACGTTGATGAACAGAGCAAGAAGGAGATCAAGGACATTCTCGTCAGGTACGATAGGACCTTACTTGTTGCTGATCCAAGGCGCTGTGAGCCTAAGAAGTTCGGTGGTCGTGGCGCTCGCGCGAGGTTCCAGAAATCTTACCGTTAG